Part of the Cyanobacteria bacterium QS_8_64_29 genome is shown below.
CGCTGCTAGAAGTGTGGCTCGATCCGGGCGAGCCCATCGAGCAGGTCCCCAACAGCTTGAAGGTGGAAGGCTACGAGCTGGTTGCCCTGGAGCAGCAGCAGGAGTTTTTCAAGCTGCAGGTCCGCTATCCGGCAACGGGCGATGGCCGCTAGCGATCGCTCGCCCAACGCAACGGTCGTGGCCCTGCAGGCCAATTTTTACCGCGTTCGTTTGGAGCGCCCGCAAGCCGGCGTGCCGCTCGGCGCGCGCCTGCTTTGCACCTGCCGGGGGCGCCTGCGCAAGATCGGGCAGTCAGTCGTGGTGGGCGATCGCGTGGCAGTCGCGGATCTGGATCCGCAGCAGCGGCGCGGCACCATTGCGGCCGTGGGCCCGCGCCAGACGCGACTGAGGCGCCCGCCGCTGGCCAATGCAGACCGCCTGCTGGCCGTCATGGCGCTGGCTGAGCCGCCGCCCGACCCGCTGCAGCTGAGCCGCTTTTTGGTCGCCGCCGAGGCCAGCGGCCTCACACCGTTGGTGGGCCTCAACAAAAGCGATCGCGTCTCGGCCGGCGAGCGGGAACGCTGGTGCCAGCGCCTGCGCGCCTGGGGCTACGATGCTGTCCCCATCAGCGCCACCGGGGGCTGGGGCCTGGATGCGCTCGAGCGGCGCCTGCGAGGCCATCTGACCGCGATGGCCGGTCCCTCCGGTGCGGGCAAATCCAGCACCATCGATGGGCTCATTCCGCACGCGCAGTTGCGCGTGGGCGCGATCTCGCGCAAAACGCGGCGGGGCCGCCAGACCACGCGCCATGTCGAGCTGTTTGAGCTTCCCCAGGGCGGGCTCCTGGCCGATACGCCCGGCTTCAAGCGCCCCCAGCTTGACTGCGAGCCGCAGGCACTGGCGCGGTACTTCCCCGAAGCGCGCGCGCGCCTGGCCGTTGGAGCGTGCCAGTTTGCCGATTGCCTGCACCAGGCCGAGCCCCAGTGCGCCGTGCGCGGTGACTGGGAGCGCTACCAGCACTACTTGCAGCTGCTGGAGGAAGCACGCGCGCGGGCGCAAGCGCGCCAGCAGCAGCGCGATCGCGAAGCCAGCACCAAGGTCAAAACCCGGCGGGAGGGGCGCCTGGAGCGCGAGCCCAAGCTCGATCCGCGCAAGTACCGCCGCCCCTCGCGGCGCCGGCAGAACCAGACGCTGCAGGGGCTGCTGGATGAGGCCGAGGCGGAATGACGCCTCGGATCACTGCGCTGGCGCGCTCAAATAGGCCAGGAACTGCTTGGGCACCACCTGCAACTCGCCCGAGAGGCAGTGATCGATGCTGACCCAGCGGGCCAGCTTTTGCCACTCGCCCTCGCTAAAGGCAATCTCGTCGCGCTCGTAGAACTCAGGATCGGCCAAGTTGCAGCGGTAGAGCTGGATGAGCTCGTGGCCGGGCTGGTTGTTAAACACGAAAATGCTCTCCAGGCAGCCCAGGTAGTGTCAGGTCAACCAGGCGCGCATCGAGCTCTTCTCGCAGCTCGCGCTGCAGGGCATCGGCGCTGGACTCGCCAAAGTTGATGCCGCCGCCCAGGGCGCGGTAGAACTCGGCTTGCTTGACCGGATCGTAGCCGCGCGAGAGCAAAACCCGATCCCCGTTGCGGATCAGGGCCAGCGCTAGCGTCCGGATTTGGCCGCTTTGATGCATGGGGAGAGCTTGGATGGCACTGTCAGTTACTGCTGCCTTCGATGGCGCTGGAGCGGCTGGCCTTATCGATGGGCCAGTCTTGGTTTTCGCCGCCGATCGCCAGCTGGGTGATTTTGATGTAGTCCTGGCTCAGCTGCCAGAGGGCGTTGATGAGCACATCGAGCGCCACCGGGTCGCTAGTGCCCAAATCGAACCAGCAGCGCGCCCAAACGCCGTTGTACTCAAAGTCGCCCATGTTGTGCATGGGCGCCATGAGTGCCCGACTGGCTGCCTCCGTGTCGTATTCCATGTAGCTGAGATCGACCCCGGTCTCGGTCACCTGGAAATTCTCGGCATTGAAGCCGCCCAGCTTGCCAATGTAGAACCACGAGTAGAACAGCTCCTCGACGTACTGCTTCTCCAGCTCCGAAGGGGCAGTCTCAAAGGCCAGCCAAATCCAGAGGTTGAACGGGTCGAACTCGCGGAACTGAACGTCCATGGCATCCGGGCGAACGCGCCCGGCCATTGTAGCGGCTGGTGCCGCCCGCAAGCGCTGCCCGCAGCGCCAGCCGCTAGGATGGAATGCAGTTTTTGGCCCCGCCCCCCATGCAGCTACAGCTCCAAACCTGGCAAGACGTCGAGACCTACCTGCAACGCTCCCAGGGCATCCTGGTCCCCATCGGCTCCACCGAGCAGCACGGGCCCACAGGGCCCATCGGTACGGACGCGCTGTGCGCCCAGGCCATTGCCGGTGGCGTGGGCGAGGCCACCCAGACCCTGGTGGGGCCGACCCTCCACATTGGCATGGCGCTGCACCACACCGCCTTTCCCGGCACGGTCAGCCTGCGGCCCACCACCCTAATTGGCGTGGTGCAGGATTATCTGGCCAGTTTGGCGTCAGCCGGGTTCCGGCGCTTTTTTTTCATCAACGGGCACGGCGGCAACATCGCCACCCTCAAAGCCGCCTTCGCCCAAAGTTACGAGCGCCTGGCCGAGATGGGCGTGCCGCACGCTGCCCAGGTGCGGGCGCAGCTGGGCAACTGGTTCCTCTGCCGCGGCGTGCGCGAGCTGGCCCAACAGTACTACGGCGATGCCGAAGGCTCGCACGCCACTGCCAGCGAGATCGCGCTCATGCAGTACCTCTACCCCGAAGCTGCCAAAGCCGCGCCCGCCATGGCCCAAGCGCCGGCCGGCCACCCCATCTACAGCGCTGCCGACTTCCGCCGCCACTACCCTGATGGCCGCATGGGCTCCAATCCCAGCCTGTCGCAGCCCGAGCACGGCGAGCGCTTTTACGCGACCGCAGTCGAGGAGCTCGCCCAGGACTATCGGGCTTTCGTGCAGGCCGAGTGAGGGGCGCTAGTCTTCGCCTTGCGGCTCGGTCGGCATGGCCGCAACCAGGGCATCGCGCACCCGCGCAACGGGCGCAACTTCGAGCCCCACTTCCGGAACCGTTTGCCCGCTGGGCACCAGGGCACGCTCAAAGCCCAGCTTGGCGGCTTCCTTGAGGCGCAGCTCGGTTTGGGTTACCGGGCGCACTTGCCCGCCCAAGCCCACCTCGCCAATGGCGATCACGCGCGGGTCAACGGCGCGATCGCGAAAGCTGGCCACCACGGCCAGGGCAATGCCCAGATCGGCGGCCGGTTCCACCACACCCAGGCCGCCGGCGGCCGCCACGTAGGCATCCAGCTTGGAGAGCGGAATGCCCACCCGCTTCTCTAGCACGGCCAGGATCTGTTGCAGGCGGTTGTAGTCGATGCCGGTCGCAGTGCGGCGTGGGGCCGCGTAGCTGGTTGGGCTGACCAGCGCTTGCAGCTCCACCAGCAGCGGTCGCGTTCCCTCGCAGGCCACTACGGTGGCCGTCCCCGGCACCTGCTGTTGGGCGTCGCCCAAAAACAGCGCCGAGGGGTTGGCCACCTCTTGCAGGCCCCGATCGCCCATATCGAAAATGCCCACTTCGTGGGTGGCGCCAAAGCGGTTTTTGACCGAGCGCAGCAGCCGGTGGGTGGCAAAGCGATCGCCTTCGAAGTACAGCACCGTGTCCACCAGGTGCTCCAGCACCCGCGGACCGGCCAGCGTCCCTTCCTTGGTGACGTGGCCCACGATGGCCAGGGTGATGCCGTCGCGCTTGGCCACCTGCATCAGCGCTGAGGTGCACTCGCGCACCTGGGCCACTGACCCCGGGGCCGAGCTCAGGGCGGCAAAGTAGAGCGTTTGAATGCTGTCGATGGCCGCCAAGCGCGGTTGCAGCGACTCGAGCTCCTGCAGGACTGCTTCCAGGTCGGTCTCGGCCAGGACGTAGAGCTCGCCATCGGCGCTGGCCTCGACCGCCGGATCGCTCTGCTCAGTTGGCGCAACCCCCAGGCCCAAACGGCGCGCGCGCAACTTGACCTGCTGGGCCGATTCTTCCGAGCAGACGTAGAGAGCCGGGCCATCGCGGGCAACGCGGGCGGCGACTTGCAGCAGCAAGGTAGATTTGCCAATGCCCGGATCGCCGCCAATCAGCACCAGCGAGCCCGGCACAATGCCGCTGCCCAACACCCGGTCCAGCTCGGCGTACCCGGAGGGCCAGCGCTCCTGGCGGTTGGGCTGAATTTGGGATACGAGCTGGGCCGAGCGCGGCCGGCCCGCCTGGGGGGTAGCGCGGCGCTGCCGCCCTACTTGCTGCCGGCTATCGGCGGGCGCTACAACCTCGGATTCGAGCGTCCCAAAGCTAGCGCAACTGGGACAGCGGCCGTACCACTGTAGGTGCTGCGCGCCGCAGGCCGTACAGTTGTAGACTGTTTTGGATTTGGGCATCCGGCAGGTTAGCTTGCTGGGCGTGAGTCACCGGTGGAGCCACCGGCAACCGGTACGATGCGATCGCAGCTCGGGCCGCTAGCGCAAAAGAGGCTATTGTAGTATCAGCTAGCTTTATTACCCAACAACCCGTAGCGTTGCAGCAAGAAGGAGCGTGGGGGAACTTGGAGAATCAAGAGCGCAAAGAGAAAGTCCTCGTTGTCGACGACGAAGCCAGCATCCGCCGGATTTTGGAAACCCGCCTCTCGATGATTGGCTACGAGGTGGTCACGGCAGCCGATGGCGAGGAAGCCCTACAGACCTTCGGCCAAGACGAGCCCGATCTGGTCGTGCTGGATGTCATGATGCCCAAGCTCGACGGCTACGGCGTCTGCCAGGAACTGCGCAAAGAATCCGAAATTCCCATCATCATGCTAACGGCGTTGGGCGATGTGGCTGATCGCATTACGGGCTTGGAGCTGGGGGCCGATGACTACGTGGTCAAGCCCTTCTCGCCCAAGGAACTGGAAGCGCGCATCCGCTCGGTGCTGCGGCGTGCCGACAAAGAGGCCACCCCCGGCATCCCCAGCTCGGGCATCATTCAAATCGGCTCGCTCAAAATCGACACCAACCGGCGCCAGGTCTATAAAGATGGCGAGCGCGTCCGGCTGACCGGGATGGAGTTTAGCTTGCTCGAGCTCATGGTCAGCCGCTCGGGGGAGGCGTTCTCCCGCTCCGAGATCCTGCAGGAGGTGTGGGGCTATACGCCCGAGCGCCACGTCGACACGCGCGTGGTGGACGTGCACATCTCGCGGCTGCGCGCCAAGCTGGAGGACGACCCCAGCAACCCCGAGCTCATCCTAACCGCGCGCGGCACCGGTTACATGTTCCGGCGCATTACCGACTCGGCCACCGAGGAGCAAAGCTGAGCGCGCATGGGCCGCCCCCGAGATCCCAATCGCGGGCTGCGGTGGCTGCCGCCGATCGCGGGCGGGCTGGGCGGAACGCTGCTCGCCGTCAACCGGCTGACGGCCACCTCGCTCAGTAGCGCCCAGGCGCGCTCGGATGTGGTGGGGGTATTGCTGAGCGCGCTGCTGGTGCTGGTGGGGCTGCTGTGGCAGCGCGTGCAACCCCGCCCGCCGGAGGCTGTCACCCTCACCGGCGAGGAGGGCTTTGAGCTGGCCCCGACCTTGCCCGAGCCGGTCCAAACCGAGCTGGCCTGGGCATCCCAGCTGCTGCTGACCAATACGGCCACGCGATCGCTGGTGGTCTATTACGGCGGCAACGTGCTGCTGCGCCGCGGCGTGTTGCCCCCCAAACGAACGGTGGAGCCCGGCCCCATCGTGCAGCGCGTTTTGAGCCGGCAGAAGCCGGTCTATTTGGTCAATCTCAAGGTCTATCCGGGGCGGGTGGAGTTCGACTACCTGC
Proteins encoded:
- a CDS encoding sulfurtransferase TusA family protein translates to MSDAVAASDAVPLPDAQLDLRGTPCPLNFARTKLYLERMAAGSLLEVWLDPGEPIEQVPNSLKVEGYELVALEQQQEFFKLQVRYPATGDGR
- the rsgA gene encoding ribosome small subunit-dependent GTPase A, with the translated sequence MAASDRSPNATVVALQANFYRVRLERPQAGVPLGARLLCTCRGRLRKIGQSVVVGDRVAVADLDPQQRRGTIAAVGPRQTRLRRPPLANADRLLAVMALAEPPPDPLQLSRFLVAAEASGLTPLVGLNKSDRVSAGERERWCQRLRAWGYDAVPISATGGWGLDALERRLRGHLTAMAGPSGAGKSSTIDGLIPHAQLRVGAISRKTRRGRQTTRHVELFELPQGGLLADTPGFKRPQLDCEPQALARYFPEARARLAVGACQFADCLHQAEPQCAVRGDWERYQHYLQLLEEARARAQARQQQRDREASTKVKTRREGRLEREPKLDPRKYRRPSRRRQNQTLQGLLDEAEAE
- a CDS encoding DUF3531 domain-containing protein, with the protein product MDVQFREFDPFNLWIWLAFETAPSELEKQYVEELFYSWFYIGKLGGFNAENFQVTETGVDLSYMEYDTEAASRALMAPMHNMGDFEYNGVWARCWFDLGTSDPVALDVLINALWQLSQDYIKITQLAIGGENQDWPIDKASRSSAIEGSSN
- a CDS encoding amidase, whose product is MQLQLQTWQDVETYLQRSQGILVPIGSTEQHGPTGPIGTDALCAQAIAGGVGEATQTLVGPTLHIGMALHHTAFPGTVSLRPTTLIGVVQDYLASLASAGFRRFFFINGHGGNIATLKAAFAQSYERLAEMGVPHAAQVRAQLGNWFLCRGVRELAQQYYGDAEGSHATASEIALMQYLYPEAAKAAPAMAQAPAGHPIYSAADFRRHYPDGRMGSNPSLSQPEHGERFYATAVEELAQDYRAFVQAE
- a CDS encoding DNA repair protein RadA, whose product is MPKSKTVYNCTACGAQHLQWYGRCPSCASFGTLESEVVAPADSRQQVGRQRRATPQAGRPRSAQLVSQIQPNRQERWPSGYAELDRVLGSGIVPGSLVLIGGDPGIGKSTLLLQVAARVARDGPALYVCSEESAQQVKLRARRLGLGVAPTEQSDPAVEASADGELYVLAETDLEAVLQELESLQPRLAAIDSIQTLYFAALSSAPGSVAQVRECTSALMQVAKRDGITLAIVGHVTKEGTLAGPRVLEHLVDTVLYFEGDRFATHRLLRSVKNRFGATHEVGIFDMGDRGLQEVANPSALFLGDAQQQVPGTATVVACEGTRPLLVELQALVSPTSYAAPRRTATGIDYNRLQQILAVLEKRVGIPLSKLDAYVAAAGGLGVVEPAADLGIALAVVASFRDRAVDPRVIAIGEVGLGGQVRPVTQTELRLKEAAKLGFERALVPSGQTVPEVGLEVAPVARVRDALVAAMPTEPQGED
- a CDS encoding DNA-binding response regulator; this encodes MENQERKEKVLVVDDEASIRRILETRLSMIGYEVVTAADGEEALQTFGQDEPDLVVLDVMMPKLDGYGVCQELRKESEIPIIMLTALGDVADRITGLELGADDYVVKPFSPKELEARIRSVLRRADKEATPGIPSSGIIQIGSLKIDTNRRQVYKDGERVRLTGMEFSLLELMVSRSGEAFSRSEILQEVWGYTPERHVDTRVVDVHISRLRAKLEDDPSNPELILTARGTGYMFRRITDSATEEQS
- a CDS encoding cofactor assembly of complex C subunit B; protein product: MGRPRDPNRGLRWLPPIAGGLGGTLLAVNRLTATSLSSAQARSDVVGVLLSALLVLVGLLWQRVQPRPPEAVTLTGEEGFELAPTLPEPVQTELAWASQLLLTNTATRSLVVYYGGNVLLRRGVLPPKRTVEPGPIVQRVLSRQKPVYLVNLKVYPGRVEFDYLPPNVQGAICQPIGDRGVLILGANAPRSYTRQDETWIAGIADKLADTLERYAADGAAASI